In Entelurus aequoreus isolate RoL-2023_Sb linkage group LG12, RoL_Eaeq_v1.1, whole genome shotgun sequence, the DNA window ttttaaagtaATCTGCTaaataatgtataaataaaatacactAATATTAATATGGTACCTTCTAAAGTATAGCTCACCCGAATGATTGCGGTTATTGTTCTGGGTAGGTTTTGGAGTGGGAAAAGTGAGAAAAAGTCTTTATTTAAAATGTCAAAACTGTACATATTGCATTTCTGGGTACATATTTTATACATGTGTGAAAAAGCTGCACCACTTCACTTTTTAGACAGTAAATCTCGGTATTAacgcgtaaaaaaaaaaacccagcagaaATAGCTGAGCGAAGACATCATCCTCCCAAGCGCTAATCAAGCGTGACCGCCGGCTCGGCCAGGAGGCCTCAGGGGGCGGAGCCTGTCGGAAAGACATGTCCAGATGTGATTGCAACACCGCTCTGCTGTTGTGCGGGTCAAAGTTCGCCACTGTCGTGCGTCTTGGCGCTCGCCACCTCCTCCGTGCCTCCTTTGGTCCCCGGGTCTCCCTTCCACACCTCCGTGAGACATTCTTCACCAGAGAAGACAAACAATGAGCGGCGGCGAACACCACCGGACCGTTTGAGCCGTGTCCCAACCTTTTTCGGACGCTCCCAGGACGTGACTCCCACACAGGAAGTCTTCTAGCTTGTGGTCCTGATGGTGGAAGTACCAGTCCTCCACCACCTCCTCGTACTGCTCCAACATGGTTTCACACTGCAACGCACACAGATTCACTAAACATTAACCCGTTCTGTGCTTCTACTTCTAAACGTCTACCTGCTTTTTCATATCAGTCACTTCCGCGGAGGGCTCGTCCCACATCTCGTAAGGCAGACCCAGATCCACTTTGACCCCCTTGTGGACCAGGTTCTTCAGCGTGTCCATGGTCTGGCTTGAGCCCTGGCGGCATATGATCCAGCAGCATCACGTCCAGTTACACCACATTAACACGCACCTGAGCAGGGTTCATGGCGCAGGGAGAGAGGGTCAGGTGACCTTGGCGTAGCGTAGGCTGCCTGGCCGCTCTGCGTGGACACTGTACTGCAGGATGCCCTCGCATATGTTGTCTATGGCCTCCATTAGGCGTGTTTCCCTGAAAGCAGAGTGGAAGAAggtctatgtgcatgtcacttgaCATTTGTGGCATCCCTATGGGTTGTaaaagggttatacttgtgtagcgcttttctaccttcaaggtactcaaagcgcttagacactagttccacattcacccattcacttgCTGAAGTATTCTGTCTAAAGTTCAAATCAACCCaacttttttcccacacatacatacatacatacatatatatatatatatatatatatatatatatatatatatatatatatatatatatatatatatatatatatatatatatatatatatatatatatatatatatatatatatatatatatatatatatatatatatatatatatatatacacacacatatatatatatatatacacacatatatatatatatatatatatatatatatatatatatatatatatatatacacatatacatatacacatatatatatatatatatatatatatatatatatatatatatatatatatatacatatacatatacacacatatatatatatatatatatatatatatatatatatatatatatatatatatatatatatatatatatatatatatatatatatatatatatatatatatatatatatatatatatgtatgtgtgggaaaaaatcataagactatttcatctctacaggcctgtttcatgaggggtttacctcaatcctcctGAGGATAGTGCTCTAccgcggtatcgagcactattttttggataatctaattaagacatatatatatccaattaaagtacctactgtactgttcacttgttgaagtaccctttaaaaagctgaaatcTACCTAAACGACCACTgagtggttgccaaaaagtgattaaatgtaatattttgatattgacacatcttatctGTGCATGAATAACTAGATTACCCTAGGAAGTATGGCATTTATCATCATAAATTACAAACATACTAGAATACCTTTAGGagtattacatatatcaaaataaaataccTGCTGTACTGTTCACTTGTTGgaagtaccctttaaaaagctgaaatcTACTTTAACAACCACTttgtggttgccaaaaagtgattaaACGTATTATTTTGATATTGCCACATCTTATGTGTGCATGAATGACTAGATTACCCAAAGAAGCATGGCATGTATCATGATAaattacatactgtactgtttacacaTTGAAATACCCTCTCTAAAGTTCAAATCAACCCCAAATGGCAATGcagtggttgccaaaaagtgattcaatgCAATATTTTTGACATTGCCACATCTAATCTGTACATAATTTACGAGAATACCTTTAGGagtattacatatatcaacataaaATACCTACTGTAATGTTCACTTACtgaagtaccctttaaaaagccAAAATCTACCTAAACGACCACttagtggttgccaaaaagtgattcaacgtagggctgggcgatatggcctttttttaatatctcaatatttttaggccatatcgcgatacacaatatatatcttgatattttgccttagccttgaatgaacacttgatgcatatagtcacagcagtatgatgattctatgtgtctacattaaaacattcttgttcatactgcattaatatatgctcattttaaactttcatgcagagagggaaatcacaactaagtcaatttaacaaaagtgtatttattaaacagtgattaagcagtggcacaaacattcatgtcatttcaaaacagaaagtgcaagattgtcagagacattttaaaacaagctattagtgcacttttgtgcatgatgtcactaagatgacatatcaaaacaacactaaattaaagtgcactttttgtacagaacgccactacaatagtttaaaacaaataaagtgcacttttgtgcatgatgtcacacaagatatttcaataactgtcaaataaaaatgagctgcataataggaaatcaaatagtgtacgtccttcgctatgtggaaggttccggcggacgttatctcatgttgttgttttttttcatacggtgttgatgtggaaatggttgcctctgcattttgttggtgtggccccgaacggagatgttgacatgcggagtaagcactcttcattctctcgcaggtgacttttcaaatgatgttacatattagcagtaatgctactttttgtagcaacgcttttgctccacacttgacaaaagacggttgtctgttcgacatactcCCACTTgacgccaaaccaccgccagacgatggaccccgtgctgtttttcttgggaattaagtcttccttcatttgttaccagattcgcaccttctttctctcgtattaccactcgcaccacagctaactttccCCATGCTGctccctctctgctccgcgagggcgtatacgtatgtgacgtatgtaagaaggtgcgcttgtttaatggggaaatcgtcgctttctcggtccaaatcgctctcgctgctggtggccatgattgtaaacaatgtgcagatgtgaggagctccacaaccggtgacgtcacgcggataacgtctgctacttccggtacaagcaaggcttttttatcagcaaccaaaagttacgaactttatcgtcgatgttctctactaaatcctttcagcaaaaatatggcaatatcgcgaaatgatcaagtatgacacttagaatggacctgctatccccgtttaaataagaaaatcgcatttcagtaggcctttaagtctctgtgagaaggagagacaagaaagagtgggaagagcctgtagtgtaatgcctgcagctaaaagcaactgagaatgtatactcgaatatcacgatatagtcattttctatatcgcacagagacaaacccgcgatatatcgagtatatttatatatcacccagccctaattcaacgtatttttttttatattgacacATCTTATCCATGCATGAATGACTAGATTACCCTAAGAAGTATGACATATATCATGATAaattacatactgtactgtttacacaTTGAAGTACCCTCTATAAAGTTGCAATCAACCCTAAATGGCAATGCAGTGGgtgccaaaaagtgattcaatgCAATACTTTGATATTGCCACATCTCATCGGTGCATAATTTACTAGAATACCTTTAGGAGTATTACATATATAAAAATTAAGTACCTATTGTACTATTCACTTGTTGAAGAACCTTATAAAAAGCTGAAATCTACCTAAACAACCACttagtggttgccaaaaagtgattaaatgtaatattttgatattgacacatcttatctATGCATGAATCACTAGATTACCCTATGAAGTATGGCATTTATCATGATAAATTACAGACTGTACAGTTTACACATTGACTTACCCTCTATAAAGTTGCAATCAAC includes these proteins:
- the cnpy4 gene encoding protein canopy 4; protein product: MKEVVSQCLSFFAFTATMKQIILAAFCFYVFAKADEDARLPNKCEVCKFLTVELQEALQRSGRSKEVLEVGEVLDTGRRRKRIKYNTSETRLMEAIDNICEGILQYSVHAERPGSLRYAKGSSQTMDTLKNLVHKGVKVDLGLPYEMWDEPSAEVTDMKKQCETMLEQYEEVVEDWYFHHQDHKLEDFLCGSHVLGASEKECLTEVWKGDPGTKGGTEEVASAKTHDSGEL